Proteins encoded by one window of Candidatus Finniella inopinata:
- the mdh gene encoding malate dehydrogenase yields the protein MRKKIGLIGGGNIGATLAHLILQRNLGDVVLVDIAEGVTQGKALDLYQAAAIDDLNGHIVGTQDYSALKGADAVVVTAGVPRKPGMSRDDLLQINSQIIKEIGQQIRQHCPKAFVVVVTNPLDAMVWLMQKSSGLPTHQVVGMAGILDSGRFRHFLAVALGVAVQDVKTFVLGGHGDNMVALPRHTTVAGIPLQTWIDQGKLSSQQLDDMIKRTQNGGAEIVNLMKTGSAYYAPASAALQMVEAYLFDEKRILPCAAFLNGEYGVKDIYAGVPVMIGAGGAEKVIELDLNAVEKQQFEASVSSVQKLVDDLKALGF from the coding sequence ATGCGTAAAAAAATTGGTCTGATTGGCGGCGGCAATATTGGCGCCACGTTGGCTCATCTTATTCTTCAACGGAACTTGGGGGATGTGGTGTTGGTTGATATTGCTGAGGGGGTAACGCAAGGCAAAGCCCTTGATCTTTATCAAGCCGCAGCCATTGATGACCTGAACGGGCATATTGTAGGCACCCAAGATTACAGCGCCCTGAAGGGGGCTGATGCTGTTGTGGTAACGGCTGGCGTTCCCCGTAAACCAGGGATGAGTCGGGATGATTTACTTCAAATCAACAGCCAAATCATCAAAGAAATTGGTCAACAGATCCGTCAGCATTGCCCCAAGGCGTTTGTTGTGGTGGTGACGAATCCTTTAGATGCGATGGTGTGGCTGATGCAAAAAAGCAGTGGTCTGCCCACCCATCAGGTGGTTGGGATGGCGGGAATTTTGGACAGCGGTCGGTTTCGACATTTTCTGGCCGTGGCTTTAGGGGTAGCGGTTCAAGATGTGAAAACCTTTGTGCTGGGTGGGCATGGGGACAACATGGTGGCCTTGCCTCGACATACAACCGTTGCGGGCATCCCTTTGCAGACATGGATTGATCAAGGGAAACTGTCGTCACAACAGTTAGACGACATGATCAAACGTACTCAAAATGGCGGTGCTGAAATCGTGAACCTAATGAAAACAGGCTCGGCCTATTACGCGCCTGCCAGCGCCGCATTGCAAATGGTGGAGGCTTACCTGTTTGATGAAAAAAGGATTTTGCCTTGTGCTGCGTTTTTAAACGGCGAATATGGCGTAAAAGATATTTACGCGGGCGTGCCTGTTATGATTGGAGCCGGCGGTGCCGAAAAAGTGATTGAACTGGATCTGAACGCGGTTGAGAAACAACAATTCGAAGCCTCTGTGTCGTCGGTGCAAAAACTTGTTGATGACCTTAAAGCATTGGGCTTTTAA
- a CDS encoding TIGR02452 family protein: MLRKLCVGFMLAAVCNMSTSYAFWSAISDQEYTGQEHNAYKGYALNAMDQLEMMIVYQSNLLTKRYQEKGDISRHDKKIASVSDAIGKLVTTGIFEYDRIVIPYGISLTPATKEQAQLMTQGLNFFARLSDNPRKLALSTSDPHQQSVRNILELASKTRLHKDVEKAMWLPSESWEEPIGGGAAAANSKNTPGGSYRTAILQQTRNALEHGYIAEDGMIVLPLAEPSTPAPLKEALRHLPNAVVKDLGPDNSSKYYPTGLQLTGSSPGYTTKYQVLQGDSIQVANEVFKRGRSAILNMANEKNPGGGARTHGSRAQEEQLCYRSNLLPILEVHETAGAYKIDNDAGKFGTSRKITDKVDCDSGIFSPHVTFIRDRVNSGFLPHYMFQSNPESYGMITSAAFDLRKRKAIPSNYKYITKAKIRFQLRSAAANGFTNLVLGAFGCGAFKGSFEDLPQRVAHYYSRVLNEAEFKGRFENVVFAIMVNGKGVRGKNSDQDNFNAFQKIFG, encoded by the coding sequence ATGTTAAGAAAACTCTGCGTTGGATTTATGTTGGCTGCTGTTTGTAATATGTCAACCTCTTATGCCTTCTGGTCAGCCATTTCTGATCAAGAGTATACGGGCCAAGAACATAACGCTTATAAAGGATATGCTTTAAATGCGATGGACCAGCTTGAGATGATGATTGTCTATCAATCGAATTTATTAACCAAAAGATATCAAGAAAAAGGTGATATTAGCCGCCATGATAAAAAAATTGCCTCTGTTTCAGACGCTATTGGAAAGTTAGTAACAACGGGTATTTTTGAGTATGACCGAATTGTCATTCCATATGGTATCAGCTTAACCCCTGCAACCAAAGAACAAGCCCAGCTGATGACCCAAGGGCTAAATTTTTTTGCACGGTTAAGTGATAATCCCAGGAAGCTTGCATTGTCTACCTCTGATCCCCATCAACAAAGTGTAAGAAATATCTTGGAATTAGCCTCAAAAACGCGTTTGCACAAGGATGTAGAAAAAGCCATGTGGTTACCATCGGAAAGTTGGGAAGAACCAATTGGAGGCGGGGCCGCTGCAGCAAACAGCAAAAACACCCCAGGAGGTTCCTACAGAACAGCAATTTTGCAGCAAACTCGGAATGCCCTTGAACATGGGTACATAGCCGAAGATGGTATGATTGTGTTGCCACTTGCAGAACCCTCAACTCCAGCCCCCTTAAAAGAAGCCTTAAGACATTTACCAAATGCTGTAGTGAAAGATTTAGGCCCTGATAACAGCAGCAAATATTATCCAACAGGTCTTCAATTAACCGGTTCAAGTCCTGGGTACACGACAAAATATCAAGTCTTACAGGGTGACAGTATTCAAGTGGCGAATGAAGTTTTTAAAAGGGGTAGATCTGCCATTTTGAACATGGCAAATGAGAAGAACCCTGGAGGTGGTGCACGAACACATGGATCAAGGGCTCAGGAAGAACAACTGTGTTATCGCAGTAATTTATTGCCGATCTTAGAGGTTCATGAAACCGCAGGGGCTTATAAAATCGATAATGATGCTGGAAAATTTGGAACCAGCCGTAAAATCACGGACAAAGTAGACTGCGACAGTGGCATTTTCTCCCCCCATGTCACTTTCATCCGGGATCGCGTAAATTCGGGGTTCTTACCCCATTACATGTTCCAATCTAATCCGGAATCATACGGGATGATCACATCAGCAGCTTTCGATCTTAGAAAGCGCAAAGCCATACCCAGCAATTACAAATATATTACAAAGGCCAAAATTCGGTTCCAACTGCGTTCTGCTGCTGCCAATGGCTTTACTAATTTAGTTTTGGGGGCGTTTGGATGCGGGGCCTTTAAGGGTAGCTTTGAAGACCTTCCCCAGAGGGTGGCACATTATTATTCGCGTGTTTTGAATGAAGCAGAATTCAAAGGCAGGTTTGAAAATGTTGTGTTTGCGATTATGGTGAATGGTAAGGGCGTACGGGGTAAGAACAGCGATCAGGACAACTTTAATGCCTTCCAAAAGATATTCGGGTAA
- the mutT gene encoding 8-oxo-dGTP diphosphatase MutT, with product MPSKRYSGNKNMIYVAAVALTNQQGEILLVQRPAGKQMAGLWEFPGGKIESHESPEQALQRELKEELNLTVDLDDLVHLCFVSHPYPDFHLVMLIYTCHQWQGDVEMLENQEDFAWVARDDLKAYPMPPADLPVVEILCNLASLR from the coding sequence ATGCCTTCCAAAAGATATTCGGGTAATAAAAATATGATCTATGTGGCGGCTGTTGCTCTGACCAACCAGCAAGGGGAAATCTTGCTGGTTCAGCGCCCCGCCGGCAAACAAATGGCAGGGTTATGGGAATTTCCTGGGGGAAAAATTGAAAGCCATGAATCCCCTGAACAGGCTTTACAACGCGAACTGAAAGAAGAATTGAACCTGACAGTCGATTTGGATGACCTTGTCCATTTGTGCTTTGTCTCTCACCCTTATCCCGATTTTCACCTGGTGATGCTGATTTACACCTGTCATCAGTGGCAAGGCGACGTCGAAATGCTGGAAAATCAGGAGGACTTCGCTTGGGTCGCCCGCGACGATTTAAAAGCATATCCTATGCCCCCGGCTGACTTACCGGTTGTTGAGATCTTATGCAACTTAGCTAGTCTACGATAA
- a CDS encoding alpha/beta hydrolase: MVTLQGPVHIPPKADHKGDHKAGRLEKLVVLVHGYGASGDNLLDLSYHWQDSLPNAFFAAPNAPETCEVNPFGYQWFGLPDLSPVNIRLGLDRATPVLQNYLQQLMTTYQLAPQDVAVVGFSQGAMIALDMMFLMPTLAGVIGYSGVFLPPKRPSSPPQTKALLVHGTLDMVVPYSALIQSQSALKDYGVSFETHTCHGLDHSISPDGIQVGRAFLNQVLYPAKGAMYA; this comes from the coding sequence ATGGTCACCCTTCAGGGCCCCGTTCATATTCCCCCCAAAGCCGATCACAAGGGCGATCATAAAGCTGGGCGTCTGGAAAAATTGGTTGTCTTGGTGCACGGGTACGGGGCGTCGGGCGATAACCTTCTGGATTTGTCTTACCATTGGCAAGATTCTCTGCCGAATGCCTTTTTTGCGGCCCCCAATGCGCCCGAAACTTGCGAAGTTAATCCCTTTGGTTATCAGTGGTTTGGCCTGCCTGACCTGTCGCCTGTAAATATACGCCTGGGCCTTGATCGCGCGACGCCGGTGTTACAAAATTACCTGCAACAGCTGATGACGACATATCAGTTGGCCCCGCAAGATGTGGCGGTTGTTGGATTTTCCCAAGGGGCAATGATTGCCCTTGATATGATGTTTTTAATGCCAACTTTGGCGGGCGTTATAGGGTATTCGGGTGTGTTTTTGCCCCCAAAGCGTCCTTCCTCTCCCCCCCAAACCAAGGCGTTATTGGTTCACGGCACCCTTGATATGGTTGTGCCTTATTCTGCGCTTATCCAATCGCAATCGGCTTTGAAAGACTATGGTGTTTCTTTTGAAACCCACACGTGTCACGGGCTTGACCACAGTATCAGCCCTGATGGCATTCAGGTGGGGCGAGCCTTTCTAAACCAAGTTCTATACCCAGCAAAAGGAGCAATGTATGCGTAA
- the sucC gene encoding ADP-forming succinate--CoA ligase subunit beta → MNLHEYQAKQILADFGVPILFGKVAYTPDQAVEVAQTLGGDLWVVKAQIHAGGRGKAGGVLLAHSLAEVKDSAHTLLNRSLVTAQTGPQGELVECVYVEQGCAIERELYVSLSLNRRAGQLCLVASASGGVAIEEVAHKNPEAIDQILIDPFLGIQPYHLQRLGKSLSLPTDILEPFLKSLYQAYIQFDASLIEINPLAATKQGKLVALDAKMAIDDNAAYRQPFIKEWERTNPLPAEEQKAQDYGLSYVKLYGDIACMVNGAGLAMATLDLIQGHGGKPANFLDIGGSADQERVEVAFQLITADPKVKVVFINIFGGIIQCDMIANSIVAAAQQKAFDRPIVVRLEGAHSVEARQILATSGLAIVPVSNLEEAAQEIMRATKEHP, encoded by the coding sequence ATGAATTTACACGAATACCAGGCCAAGCAAATATTGGCCGACTTTGGCGTTCCCATACTTTTCGGGAAGGTCGCATACACCCCCGACCAGGCGGTTGAAGTTGCCCAAACTCTGGGTGGAGACCTGTGGGTTGTAAAGGCCCAGATTCATGCCGGAGGACGGGGGAAGGCAGGGGGGGTGCTTTTGGCCCATTCTTTGGCCGAAGTTAAAGACTCTGCCCACACCCTTTTAAACCGTTCCTTGGTGACAGCCCAAACCGGCCCGCAGGGCGAATTGGTTGAATGTGTTTATGTGGAGCAAGGATGCGCCATTGAACGGGAACTTTATGTAAGCCTGAGTCTGAACCGACGTGCTGGCCAATTATGCCTGGTCGCCTCGGCATCTGGGGGGGTTGCCATTGAAGAGGTTGCCCATAAAAATCCCGAGGCCATTGATCAAATTCTGATTGATCCGTTTTTGGGGATACAGCCCTATCACTTGCAACGGTTGGGGAAAAGTTTAAGCTTGCCGACTGACATTCTTGAACCCTTCCTTAAAAGTTTGTATCAAGCGTATATCCAATTTGATGCCAGCCTTATAGAAATTAATCCGTTGGCCGCCACCAAGCAGGGAAAGCTGGTGGCCCTGGACGCCAAGATGGCCATAGACGATAATGCGGCCTATCGCCAACCGTTTATTAAGGAATGGGAGCGGACTAACCCCTTACCAGCTGAGGAACAAAAAGCGCAAGACTATGGGCTCAGCTATGTCAAGCTTTACGGGGATATTGCCTGCATGGTGAATGGTGCTGGGCTTGCCATGGCAACCCTTGATTTGATACAAGGCCATGGCGGTAAGCCGGCGAATTTTCTGGACATTGGGGGCAGTGCTGACCAGGAACGTGTTGAGGTTGCTTTTCAACTGATCACAGCCGATCCAAAAGTTAAGGTGGTCTTTATCAATATTTTTGGAGGCATTATTCAGTGCGACATGATTGCAAACAGCATCGTGGCGGCGGCTCAACAAAAGGCATTCGATAGGCCGATTGTTGTGCGATTGGAAGGGGCGCATTCTGTGGAGGCCAGGCAGATTTTAGCGACGTCAGGACTTGCGATCGTCCCCGTAAGTAATTTGGAAGAGGCCGCCCAAGAAATCATGCGGGCCACAAAGGAGCACCCATAA